The genomic region ACGCTGCGTACCAAACACCAGTTCGGACAGTTCCGTCCGGCCCGATCCCAAAAGCCCGGCCAAACCAACGATCTCGCCTGCCTTAAGATCGAGTGATACCGGTTCCAGCACGCGCTTTTTGCCAAGATTCTTGATCTGGATCTGGCGTGCCGGGCCATCATAGCTGCCCTCGTCCTGATGGCGGTGCGCACTGACTTCAGCCAGTTCACGCCCCAGCATGTGATTGATCAGGTCAATCTGGGCCAGTTCCTTGGTGACAAATGTACCAACCAACCGGCCATTGCGCAGCACCGTGATACGGTCGGTAATGGCGTAAACCTGATCCAGGAAGTGGGTGACAAAAACAATGCCAAGCCCCTTGTCGCGCAACTCGCCCATAATCCGGAACAATGTTTTGATTTCTTCGCCGTCAAGTGACGCGGTCGGTTCATCAAGAATAAGAACCTTGGCATCAAGGGCCACGGCGCGCGCGATTGCAACCAGTTGCTGGATCGCCACCGAATAGGAGCCCAGCGGCCGATTGACATCAATATCAAGCCCCAAAATCTCAAGCGCTGCCTTGGCATCGGCCTCGGTCTTTTTCCATGAAATCAGCCCGAACTTGCGGGTCTGGCGTTCCAGCATCAGGTTTTCAGCCACCGACAAGGTCGGCACCAGATTGACTTCCTGATAAACTGTGGAAATGCCGAGTTCCTGCGCATCGCCCGGATGCTGCGGATGGATTTCCTGCCCTTCGAGTGACACCGTACCGGCATCGCGGGGATGCACCCCGGTAATCACCTTGATCAGGGTCGATTTACCGGCCCCGTTTTCGCCCAGAAGGGCGTGAATTTCGCCGCGTTCAAGGTCAAAATCCACATCCTCCAGCGCCTTGACGCCGGGAAAGAACTTCCCCGCACCGCGCACTGAAAGCACCGTGTCTGACATATCCTGCCCCTCTCCCTAGTACTGTCTTTAAAGTCTTTTGCTGCGGATACAACCGGACGCACCCCGGCATTCGCCGGAGCACGTCCGATGCAATGAGAAGCGTTCCTCTTGCCCCCATGGGCAGAACCCATGGGGGAATTCAGAGGTTATTTGCTACGCATTTTGTATTCTTCGGCAGCGGTATCTGGCAGGAAGAGCGGACCATTTGCCTTGATCCATTTCGGAACTTCTTCACCAGCCTTCGCCGCCTTGATTGCGTCAAAGGACGGCGCACCGAGATGCGGGTTCAATTCGATGGTTGCGTTGGTATCGCCATCGGCCATCGCCTTGAAGATATCGGGCACCGCATCGATTGATACGATCAGCATATCTTCACCCGGGTTCAGACCGGCTTCCTTGATGGCCTGAACGGCACCCAGTGCCATGTCATCATTGTGGGCATAAACCGCACAGATGTTGGCACCGCCATTTTCCGCTTTCAGGAAGCTTTCCATGACTTCCTTGCCGCCGGAACGGGTGAAGTCACCGGACTGCGAACGGATGATGTTGATGGCCGGGAAGTTTGACACAACCGACTCAAAACCTTCCTTACGGTCATTGGCGGCAGACGAACCAACAGTACCCTGCAGTTCGACAACGTCGCAAACGCCATTGGTTTCAGCAGCCAGCCATGCCGCGGCCAGAGCACCTTCAACCACGAAGTCCGACGCCACTTTGGTCAGATACAGGTCTTCACTTGCATCAACGCCACGGTCAACGAGAACGACCGGAATGCCAGCGTCTTTTGCTTCTTTGAGAACCTGATCCCAACCGGTTTCAACAACCGGTGCCAGAAGAATGCCGTCCACGCCCTGCGCGATGAAGGAACGGACTGCCTTGATCTGGTTTTCCTGTTTCTGCTGTGCATCAGAGAATTTAAGATCAATGCCACGCTTTTCGGCTTCGGCCTTGATTGACGCTGTTTCGGACGTACGCCAGCCACTTTCTGAACCGATCTGCGAGAAACCGATCATCATTTCTGCCTGTGCAGCAAACGAAAGACCAAGCGCAACACCCATTGCGGCAGTCGAGACTGCCAATTTTTTAAAACTTACCACGATTTCCTCCCTAAGAGTGGCTTATTGCTTAAAAGCCATATAGTATTACAATATGATTTGTTGGCCCTCAACCATATAGTGTCTCATCCTTTAGAGTGATCGCGCAAAGGGACATCAAATCTGGACAAAACCAATAAAAATCAATACGTTGATAAAAATCAAATACCACAAATTACGGCGACACCAGACATGGCAAATCCCCATACCACCACACTTAAAAAGGGCGAAAATGCCCCGCGCGCTGCATTAGAGAGCTCTCAGATTCGCGTGTTGGTTTCTGCGCTTGGCGCGCGTCTTTGCGGGGTCTATTTGCGCGACACAAAGGATGGACACGAAACCAATATCGCGGTTAACCTGATTGACGATGCCGCCTATCTTGATCAGGACAGCTATATCGGGGCAGTCTGCGGGCGTTATGCCAATCGCATTGAAAAGTCGCGCTACCCCGATGGAAACGGGGATATCGTTCAGCTTGCCGCCAATGAAGGCGAACACCACCTGCATGGCGGACCGGATGGTTTTGACAGACGGCCCTGGACCATTTCCGATCAATCAGATCGCAGTGTTACGTTTGAACTGACCTCGCCCGCAGGGGATCAGGGATATCCCGGCACCATGACCGCATGGGCCACCTATTCACTGGTGGCCGATGATCGCCTTCGCCTTGAAATCACCGCCACCTGTGATCAGCCCTGCCCGGTCAACATGACAAGTCACGCCTATTGGAACCTGACGGGCAAGTTTGACCAAAGTGCTGGCGATCACGTTTTGCAGATCAATGCTGAACAATGGCTTCCGGTGGATGACAAACTGATCCCGACCGGCGAAATCCGTGACGTCATGGGGACCGGTTATGACTTCCGAAGCCCGGCACGGGTTTCCGATATGCTGCCGCACGCGTGCCAAGGCTTTGATCACAATTTCTGCCTGACCGGCCCCCGCGGCGAATTGCGCCAGATCGCGACCCTTTCAGATCCCGCAAGCAAACGGTCAATCAAACTGTTTTCGACCGAGGCCGGTTTGCAATTCTATCTCTCGCAGCATTTCAATGATGCGATGAAAACGGAAAACGGCGTATCCCTGCACCCGTCAGGCGGCATCGCCCTTGAACCGCAAACCTACCCCAACAGCCCCAACCGCCCGGATTTTCCGAGCCCGTGGCTCAAGCCGGGTGAGACTTATCGCCATGTGATTGAGTGGGAGTTTTCCTAAAATAACAAAGCCCCGCATTTGCGGGGCTTTGGTTTAGGTCAAATGGCGGAAACAGAACCGTCCGCCCTGGGGTCATTCGCCCCTTCCATGACCCCATCCTTCCGCAGACGGATACCGCCCGCATGGCCCATCATATCCTCATAAGAACCGACGAGCTCGACCGTATGACCGGCTGATTTCAGCTGTTCGATCAGGGCCGGGTCAAAACGGTTTTCGAGTTTAAGGGTTGTGGTGTCTTCGCCCCATGTTTTGCCCAGCAACCAGCGCGGGGCGGTGATGGCTTCTTGCAGGTCCTGCCCATAGAGGACATGGCGGGTAAAGACCGCCGATTGGGTTTGTGGCTGCCCTTCGCCGCCCATGGTGCCGTAGGTCAGCACCGATCCGTCATTCAGCTTTGCCAAGGCCGGGTTGAGCGTATGGAACGGTAGGCGGCCTGCGCCCAGCTGATTGGGGCCATCATGGAGCGTGAAGCTCGCCCCGCGATTTTGCCACAGAACCCCGGTTTCGGGCACGACGACGCCGGAACCGAATTCCCAGAAGATGCTTTGGATATAGCTGACCGCAACACCATTGGCATCGACCGCCCCCATCCAGATGGTATCGCCCGGCTTTGCAACATGCGGCCAAGAAAGTGCGTTTTCCATATCGATTTTGGCGGCCTCGGCATCCAGCATTTCGTCAGATAGCAGCGCCATTGGATCAATGCGCATGCGGTCCGGGTCGCCAATATGAGCATCACGTTTGAGAAACGCCCGTTTGGTCGCCTCGACCAAGCCATGGATATGATCAAAGCTATCGACCTGCGCGGCCCCCTGCCCCAAGCGATCATATAGACCAAGGATCATCAGCGACGCGACACCTTGGGTCGGCGGCACCATGTTAAACACTGTGCCGCTTGAAAGTTTGACCGACAGCGGGGTCATGGTTTTGGCGTGATAGGCTTCAAAATCGGCCAGGCGAAGCGGACTTCCGGCGGCCTCAAGCCCGCGCGCATTGGTTTGCGCGATATCACCACGGTAAAAATCATCAAATCCCGCACGACCAAGATGTTCAAGGGTTGCACCAAGGGCCGGTTGGCGAAGCACATCGCCAATCGCAGGGATGCCGTTGGCAGCATAGGTTTCAACATAGCCCGGAGAGTCTTTGAGTTCTGCCATTTTGGTCGTGGTCAGGGCAACCTGTGACTTGGTGATCGGAACCCCGGTTTTGGCGTGATGGACCGCATCGGCCATCAGGCGGCTTTGGGAAATCTTGCCGCCAAGCGTGCGTGCCACCTCGGCCGCCTTGATCCAGCCACCGATTGCGCCTGCCACCGTCAGGGCAGCCAACGGACCACGGGCCGGGATCGCGGCATGGCCCTGTTCGCGGTAAAAGTCCGGTGTTGCGAGGTTTGCGGCCCCGCCACACGCCCGGATGGCAACCGGGTCTTTGCCGGGTTCGGAAATCAGCCAGAAGCCATCACCACCAATCGCGTTCATATGCGGATAGACAACTGCAATGGTCGCAGCCGCAGCAATCATTGCCTCAACCGCGTTACCGCCTTCGCGCAGGATATCGCGCCCGGCCTCAGCCGCCAGATGATGCGGGGCGGTGACCATGCCACCGAGTGCAGTTCTTGAACGTAACATGATCAATGGGCCTCCCTGCCCGATGCGTTGCGGGCATGCCGCGATTTAGTGCGACATGCCCGGTTTGTTCATAGCGCTTATTGACGTTTCCGTTCAGCGCCTTTTCACATTGTAGAATACCTGTTTGCCTAACCGCCCTACCAGCCGATCAGGTTTGGTAACCAGCTTGTCAGTTCCGGGAAGATAAACAGAAGGATCAATGCCACTGCCTGAATGCCGATAAACGGGATCACCCCGCGATAGATATCGACCGTCGAGACCGATGGTGGTGCAACCCCCTTGAGGAAGAAAAGCGCCCAGCCAAAAGGCGGTGTCAGGAAGCTTGTTTGCAGGTTCATCGCCACCAGAATGGCAAGCCAGGCCATGTCGATCCCGCTATTGAGGAAGACCGGCAAGAACATCGGAAGCGCGATATAGGAAATCTCGATCCATTCGAGGAAGAATCCGAGCACAAAGATCACGCCCATCATGAACAGAAGATTGCCCATGTCGCCACCCGGCACCCATTCAAACATCGCATGCACAAGACCCTCGCCGCCCAAACCACGGAAGGCCAGACCAAAGGGCTGTGCGCAGATCAGGATAAAGAACACCATCGCACTGGTGATCAGCGTGTCATGCAACACATCGCGCATCACACCGAAATTCAGACGCCCGGCAATCAAGGCCAGAAGCAACGCCCCGAGAGCCCCCATCGAGGCGGCCTCGGTCGGGGCGGCAATGCCGCCAACGATGGATCCCAGCACAGCAAAGACAAGCGCAAGCGGCGGCACGACCACCTTGGCGATCTTGATCAGGAGTTGCTGCGTGCTCATGGCGTCGCGTTCTTCCTTGGGGATCGCGGGCACCATGTCAGGCTTGAAAATCCCCAGAAGCACAAGATAAAGGCCCAGCATCCCGGCAAGAATAAGCCCCGGCACCATGGCGGCGGCAAACAGGGTTCCGACGGACTCACCGAGAATATCGGCAAGCAGGATCAGCACCAGACTGGGCGGGATGATCTGCCCCAACGTGCCCGATGCGCAAATCACGCCACTGGCAACCCCCTTGTCATAACCACGGTTGATCAGGGGTTGCAGGGACAGCAATCCAACAGTCACCACCGTCGCCCCGACCACGCCTGAAGATGCGCCCATCAGCACGCCAACGATCACGATGGCAAGGCCCATGCCGCCCCGAAGGCGGCCCATGGCATGACCAATGACGTCAATCAGTTCCTCGGCCAGTTTTGACTTTTCAAGCATCACCCCCATGAAGATGAAAAGCGGCAGGGCAAGCAGCGTATAGTTGGTGACAACCCCGTAAACGCGTGCCGGCAACAGGTTAAACAAACCGGTGCCAAACCCCATAATTCCAAAGGCAAATCCCGAAATAGCAAGCGAGATTGCCACTGGCACACCGAGCACAAGGAAGCCAAAGAAGCCCCCGACCATGCCGATGGCCAGCCATTCATTTCCGGTCATGTCTGATTAGTCTCCTGCACCGGTTTGCGGTGCTCCGTCACGTGCATCAAAGGCGGGTATGCTGTGGTCACCAGCAGTGATTTGGCGATAATTGATCAATGCTTGCGCAATCGCCTGGATCAGCAAAAGGCCAAAGCCAATCGGGATAAAGGCCTTAAGCAAAAAGCGATATGGCAAGCCCCCCGGATCGGGGGAGCCTTCGCCCATCATGATGGATTGTTCGACATAGGGGATCGAAAACCAGATCAGGGCCACGCCCAGCACCGCCATCAAAACGGCCGAGAAAAGGTCGATGATCGCCTGGGCCCGGGGGCCCAGACGTTCATAAAGGAAATCGACCCGCACATGGCCGCCATGGCGCATGCCATAGGCCATCCCCATCAGGGCAATCGGCGACACCAGATGCCATTCAAGTTCCTGCATCGCGACACTTCCGGAATTGAACAGATAGCGCAGCAACACATTGCCCCCGACCACCAGAACAAGGGCAAGACCACTGATCGCAGCGCCCCATCCGGCAATATCGACAACCAGACCAAGAACGCGGTCCGGTAACGGCTCAGTACGGGTCGACTTCATATCAGCTCATCCCGCCTTTGGATGAAATGATCCCGTGATAGGGTTTTTCACTGATCGCGGCCCATTCACGGTGCGTGTCGCGGAAGGCCATGAAGCTGTCATGGACCTTTTTCGTGACCGGGTCCTTGGCTGCTTCGGCTTCGAGGGTATCCTTGGTGATGTCCTTGAGCTTGGTCACGACTTCATCCGGAAGGGTTTGCGCCTTGACACCAAAGTTCTCGACCAGATCCCGCAGGGCGGCTGCGTTATTGGCTTCGCACCAGGAATGGCTATCAAGGTTACACGCCTGTGCGGCGTTTTTGACAATCGCCTGAAGATCGGCTGGCAGGCTTTCCCAGGCTTTCTGATTGATCAGAAGTTCGGTGACGTTGGACGGCTCATGCCAGCCGGTGGTGTAGTAGTATTTGGCGGCTTTCTGAAGACCCAGACGACGGTCCTGATACGGGCCAACGAACTCGGCCGCGTCAATCACACCACGTTCCAGTGCCGGGAAGATTTCCCCACCCGGCAGCAGTTTCACTTCAACACCGATCTGCTGGTAAACCTTGCCCGCCAGACCCGGGATACGCATTTTAAGGCCATTGAAATCATCCAGGCTTTCAATCGGCTCGCGGAACCAACCGGTCATCTGAACGCCGGTATTGCCCATCGGGAAGGCCACCAGACCATAAGGCTGATAGACTTCGTGCCAAAGCTCAAGTCCGCCAGCATGATACAGCCAGGCATTCACACCCTGGAAGTTCAGACCGAACGGCACCGTGGTGAAATACTGCGCGGCAAAGATTTTACCGGCCCAGAAATAGGCGTTGGCGGCATTCATTTCGACCGTACCGGCCTGAACCGCGTCAAAGCCCTCAAGGGCCGGGATCAGTTCGCCGGCGGCGAAATGCTGAATGTTCAGACGGCCATTCGACATTTCCGTCACGCGCTTACAGAAATCTTCCGGGCTGCCCGGACCGGTCACATAAAAGGGTGATCCCGGACCATAGGCATTGGTCATTTTCCAGTTAAAGGTTTCCTGCGCACGAACGATGCTTGGCGCGGCAATAACGCCTGCGCCGGTTGCTGCCGCACCGATTGCCGATTTGGTCAGA from Thalassospira indica harbors:
- a CDS encoding TRAP transporter large permease, which gives rise to MTGNEWLAIGMVGGFFGFLVLGVPVAISLAISGFAFGIMGFGTGLFNLLPARVYGVVTNYTLLALPLFIFMGVMLEKSKLAEELIDVIGHAMGRLRGGMGLAIVIVGVLMGASSGVVGATVVTVGLLSLQPLINRGYDKGVASGVICASGTLGQIIPPSLVLILLADILGESVGTLFAAAMVPGLILAGMLGLYLVLLGIFKPDMVPAIPKEERDAMSTQQLLIKIAKVVVPPLALVFAVLGSIVGGIAAPTEAASMGALGALLLALIAGRLNFGVMRDVLHDTLITSAMVFFILICAQPFGLAFRGLGGEGLVHAMFEWVPGGDMGNLLFMMGVIFVLGFFLEWIEISYIALPMFLPVFLNSGIDMAWLAILVAMNLQTSFLTPPFGWALFFLKGVAPPSVSTVDIYRGVIPFIGIQAVALILLFIFPELTSWLPNLIGW
- a CDS encoding TRAP transporter substrate-binding protein; amino-acid sequence: MTNIKRRDFLTKSAIGAAATGAGVIAAPSIVRAQETFNWKMTNAYGPGSPFYVTGPGSPEDFCKRVTEMSNGRLNIQHFAAGELIPALEGFDAVQAGTVEMNAANAYFWAGKIFAAQYFTTVPFGLNFQGVNAWLYHAGGLELWHEVYQPYGLVAFPMGNTGVQMTGWFREPIESLDDFNGLKMRIPGLAGKVYQQIGVEVKLLPGGEIFPALERGVIDAAEFVGPYQDRRLGLQKAAKYYYTTGWHEPSNVTELLINQKAWESLPADLQAIVKNAAQACNLDSHSWCEANNAAALRDLVENFGVKAQTLPDEVVTKLKDITKDTLEAEAAKDPVTKKVHDSFMAFRDTHREWAAISEKPYHGIISSKGGMS
- a CDS encoding TRAP transporter small permease subunit, coding for MKSTRTEPLPDRVLGLVVDIAGWGAAISGLALVLVVGGNVLLRYLFNSGSVAMQELEWHLVSPIALMGMAYGMRHGGHVRVDFLYERLGPRAQAIIDLFSAVLMAVLGVALIWFSIPYVEQSIMMGEGSPDPGGLPYRFLLKAFIPIGFGLLLIQAIAQALINYRQITAGDHSIPAFDARDGAPQTGAGD
- a CDS encoding gamma-glutamyltransferase family protein, which translates into the protein MLRSRTALGGMVTAPHHLAAEAGRDILREGGNAVEAMIAAAATIAVVYPHMNAIGGDGFWLISEPGKDPVAIRACGGAANLATPDFYREQGHAAIPARGPLAALTVAGAIGGWIKAAEVARTLGGKISQSRLMADAVHHAKTGVPITKSQVALTTTKMAELKDSPGYVETYAANGIPAIGDVLRQPALGATLEHLGRAGFDDFYRGDIAQTNARGLEAAGSPLRLADFEAYHAKTMTPLSVKLSSGTVFNMVPPTQGVASLMILGLYDRLGQGAAQVDSFDHIHGLVEATKRAFLKRDAHIGDPDRMRIDPMALLSDEMLDAEAAKIDMENALSWPHVAKPGDTIWMGAVDANGVAVSYIQSIFWEFGSGVVVPETGVLWQNRGASFTLHDGPNQLGAGRLPFHTLNPALAKLNDGSVLTYGTMGGEGQPQTQSAVFTRHVLYGQDLQEAITAPRWLLGKTWGEDTTTLKLENRFDPALIEQLKSAGHTVELVGSYEDMMGHAGGIRLRKDGVMEGANDPRADGSVSAI
- a CDS encoding sugar ABC transporter ATP-binding protein, which encodes MSDTVLSVRGAGKFFPGVKALEDVDFDLERGEIHALLGENGAGKSTLIKVITGVHPRDAGTVSLEGQEIHPQHPGDAQELGISTVYQEVNLVPTLSVAENLMLERQTRKFGLISWKKTEADAKAALEILGLDIDVNRPLGSYSVAIQQLVAIARAVALDAKVLILDEPTASLDGEEIKTLFRIMGELRDKGLGIVFVTHFLDQVYAITDRITVLRNGRLVGTFVTKELAQIDLINHMLGRELAEVSAHRHQDEGSYDGPARQIQIKNLGKKRVLEPVSLDLKAGEIVGLAGLLGSGRTELSELVFGTQRADSGLVFLDGEPVMLRSPRHAIRAGFGLCPEDRKQDGIVAELSVRENIVLALQGRRGWLRPIPRAEQQKFADDMIKALGIATPDSEKPVGQLSGGNQQKVILARWLVSKPILLILDEPTRGIDVGAHADIIKLIKELCDEGLALLVASSELEEIVAFADRVAVMRDRQKVSELVGAEITQNSIIEAIAR
- a CDS encoding aldose epimerase family protein, with amino-acid sequence MANPHTTTLKKGENAPRAALESSQIRVLVSALGARLCGVYLRDTKDGHETNIAVNLIDDAAYLDQDSYIGAVCGRYANRIEKSRYPDGNGDIVQLAANEGEHHLHGGPDGFDRRPWTISDQSDRSVTFELTSPAGDQGYPGTMTAWATYSLVADDRLRLEITATCDQPCPVNMTSHAYWNLTGKFDQSAGDHVLQINAEQWLPVDDKLIPTGEIRDVMGTGYDFRSPARVSDMLPHACQGFDHNFCLTGPRGELRQIATLSDPASKRSIKLFSTEAGLQFYLSQHFNDAMKTENGVSLHPSGGIALEPQTYPNSPNRPDFPSPWLKPGETYRHVIEWEFS
- a CDS encoding ABC transporter substrate-binding protein; translated protein: MVSFKKLAVSTAAMGVALGLSFAAQAEMMIGFSQIGSESGWRTSETASIKAEAEKRGIDLKFSDAQQKQENQIKAVRSFIAQGVDGILLAPVVETGWDQVLKEAKDAGIPVVLVDRGVDASEDLYLTKVASDFVVEGALAAAWLAAETNGVCDVVELQGTVGSSAANDRKEGFESVVSNFPAINIIRSQSGDFTRSGGKEVMESFLKAENGGANICAVYAHNDDMALGAVQAIKEAGLNPGEDMLIVSIDAVPDIFKAMADGDTNATIELNPHLGAPSFDAIKAAKAGEEVPKWIKANGPLFLPDTAAEEYKMRSK